In the Catenovulum adriaticum genome, GGCGATATAATTTCAGCGTCAAGCGATTGTTCAATCGAGCCTAATGTATCTAGTTGGCTATCAATTAAATCAGCATAGCTAACATGGCTTAACAGTATATTGGCGAGTAACGCCAAACGCGTTAGTTTAATTAAATTCATAATGCTCTTTAACAGTTATTGGTTATACCATAGTATAAAGAACGTTTAAGCAGGGGAATTTATTCCGTAAAAAATTTTAAAAACATTGGAATAAATCAAAATTTAAACCGTTAACTTAATAATGATGACGCTTATTTACGAGAAACTATAATGAAAAAAGACCTAATCCGGTTAATCCCTATGATTCGACGATTTGCTTTTTCGTTGACAGGTAATCAGCATGATGCGGATGACTTATTGCAAAATACGGTAGAGCGATTGTTAGATAAAGGTGTGCCGGATGATGTAATGTTAGAAAAGTGGATGTTTAAAGTCTGCCGTAATATTTGGATAGATGAATACCGCGCACGAAAAGTCAGGCAAAACGCTGTGTTTTCAGAGGTACTAACCGAATACCAGATAGTGGACGGCGAAGCCGAACAAACCAGTCAAATTAGTTTAAATGAATTAAATCAGGCAATGGATATTTTGCCTGATGAGCAAAGGTCGATTATTTCATTAGTCGCATTGCAAGGTTTTTCTTATAAAGATGTGGCTGAAACTTTAGCGATTCCTGTTGGTACTGTTATGAGTCGGCTAGCACGAGCAAGAGTGAGTTTACACAAGTTAATTCGCCATGATCAAAGCAAAGGAGAATTGGCATGAGTACCCCTTTAAAACCGAATACTGAAATAACGGATGAACAATTAAGTGCTTTTTTAGATGCCGAGTTAGATGATGCTCAGATGGAGCAAATTCGAGAGTGTATCGCAACGGATGATAGTTTAGTTAGCCGAGTTGAAGAGCTCGCTTTAGCTGATAAATTAATTATTGAGCATTATGCTAAAATTAATCAGCGGCCTTTGCCTGAAACCTTACAGCAGATGTTAGCGGCATTACCTGATGATTCGCAAGATACATCATCAAGTAATGATAAAGTGGTTAAATTATCGGCTTGGCAGTCGTTTAAACGCTCGTCAAAATCACAGTTAGCTATGGCTGCGAGTGTGGCTTTACTGGCTGGTATGAGCTTATCTCAACTTTATATGACCAAGCCCGTGGAATCACAATCACCATTTACAATGGCAAATTGGTCGCAAATTAATAATGTTCTAAATGTTGAACCCAGTAACAAAGTCATTAATTTAGCTGGTAATCAGCTACAGGCCAAACTAAGCTTTAAAAACAAACAAGGCCAATATTGTCGGCAATTTGAAATTTCAAACCAAACGCAAGTTCAAAACAATATAGCTTGTAAAATGAATAGCCAATGGCAACTGACCGCTAGCTTTTATCAGGCTCAAAATTTGCAGGCAGAATATCAAACGGCCTCTGCAAATGGCGTATTAAAACAAGCTATTGATAATATGGCTCAAGGTTCGTTTTTAAATCGGCAGGCAGAGCAACAAGCCATTAAAAACGATTGGTCCACATCAGAAAAATATTAATTAAAAAGGAAAAGCGATGAAGACTATTATATTTAAACCATTTTTAATGGTGACCTTAACTTTAATCGGGCTGATTGGGTGCGCCTCTGGCCCTAAGTACAAACCAGCTGAAAACTCAGGTTATGGCTACACAGATAGTAAAATTACCTCAGACAGATACAGAGTGGGTTTTAAAACCAGAGGAGATGATAAATTAATGGTGATGGATTTTGCTTTATTACGCGCGGCTGAGTTAACAAAACAACAAGGTTATGAATGGTTTGTGGTGAATTCAAGAGAAACTCTGATTGACCAAAAGTCAGTGGGCCCTCGTTCGAGTGTCGGTGTGAGCACAGGTCGTGATATTTATCGGTCTTGTGGTGTTTTAGGTTGTAGTACTCATTCAAGACCGAGCAGTAGTGTTGGTATTGGGCTTAATTTTGGCGATGAGAGCAAAGTAATTGAAAGCATTATTGAAATTAAGATGGGCAAAGGCACTGAACCTGAAACGGCTGACAGTTACCCTGCAGGCGAATTAATGACCAATATTAAAGCCAATTATAAAATCGATTAAAAGTACTATTAATAATGTAGCTGTCTACACATTTCAACTTTTCATTTTAAAATACTTTGGCGTGGGTGGGGTAAGTAACGCTAGATGCCCCATCTAGCGTCAATCAATAGTTACTCTGCGTTCTACTCAATACTGCACTCAATACTTTAACTACGTTCCTCCCAACTTTCTTTAATTATATAATGCCTGACTTATGTAGGTAATTTTGTAGGTAAGGTAAATTGCAACAAGTATTAGTAAATTCTAACCATATGTTCTAATATTCAGCAATTTTCAGTTAGCTTAAATTTTTAATCTATTTAATTTTTAATGAATGATCTATCAAATTACTAGGGAAGGTTTTGCAAATGAGTAAATTCTTTAAGTCGCTATTTATTGTATTTGTTTTATTACAAGCAATTAATTTGGCTCAAGCCGCTTCAGTTAAATCTGCCTATGAGAACCATCAGAGCGATGTGCAGGTTAAAGGCAGTGGCACTGTTATTCGGATACTGAAAGATGACAATCAAGGCTCGCGTCATCAAAAATTTATTCTAAAGATGTTATCCGGGCAAACCATTCTGATTGCACATAATATCGACCTGGCGGGGAGAATAGATTCAATAGCTAAAGGGGATAGTGTTGAATTTTATGGCGAATATGAATGGAATCAAAAAGGAGGGGTCGTTCATTGGACTCATCATGATCCAGCAGGTCGTCATGTTGGCGGGTGGTTAAAGCATAACGGTAAAATGTATCAATAATTTTATAATAAAAGTATAAAATTAAGCAGCCAGATTAATTTGTAACTAACTCACATTACTACCTAACTTAAATTCGATTTAATGAATATGTTTCAAAGGGTCTTTTTTACGGGGCTGCGTTAAATTCCTTTGCATAAACCCCATAGCTGAGGAAGGTCGAGTGATAAGCTTAAATAATTCAATTAGCTAGGATACACCTTAACCCGAGTTGAGGTTACCGGTAATACACCCTAAAAATAACTGACGTCAAAAGTATAATTTTCTCGTAACATAAACGCAGGAGATTCTGCATGAAAACATCAAAATTTAGCGACAGCCAAATCCTGGCAATTTTAAAACAAGCGGAAGCCGGTGCGCCGGTTCCGGAGCTATGCCGCGAGCATGGCATGAGTTCGGCTACCTTTTATAAATGGCGCGCCAAGTTTGGCGGCATGGATGCGTCCATGATGGCCCGATTAAAAGAGCTGGAAACCGAAAATGCACGGCTTAAAAAGATGTATGCCGAGGAGCGACTAAAGGCTGAAATCCTCAAAGAGGCCATCGAAAAAAAGTGGTAAAGCCGTCGCGCCGACGGGAGTTGGCGCAAAAGGCGGTGCAAAACCATTCCATTGCCATCAAGTTAGCGTGTTCCTTGTTTGGGATTAGCGAAACCTGTTATCGCTATCAGGCCAAACTGAGTGACGAGAACGCGCTAGTTGCTGACTGGCTGCTTTGGCTAACGACAACTCACCGCAGTTGGGGCTTTGGTATGTGTTTTTACTTTTTACGTAATGTGAAACGTTTTGGCTGGAACCATAAGCGGGTGTTGAGGATTTATCGGGAGCTGGAGCTTAATCTGCGCATAAAGCCTAAGAAGCGCTTAAAACGGGATAAACCTGAAGCACTTGCTGTGCCTGAGTCGATAAACCAGTGTTGGTCTATGGATTTTATGCATGACCAGCTTGTTGATGGCCGCAGCTTCAGGCTACTCAATATCATTGACGATTTTAATCGTGAGGGTCTGGCGATTGAAGTAGACTTCTCGCTGCCAGCTGAACGTGTTGTCCGCACTCTCAATCAAGTTATTGAATGGCGTGGAAAGCCCAGGCAAATCCGCAGTGACAATGGCCCGGAATATATCAGTGCGTTATTGGCTGAGTGGGCTGAAAAACATGATGTTGAACTAAAATTTATCCAACCAGGCAACCCACAGCAAAATGCTTATGTGGAGCGGTATAACCGCACCGTTCGCTACGAATGGCTGAACCAGTATTTATTCAGCAGTATTGCCGAAGTGCAAGATCATGCGACAGAATGGCTATGGTTTTACAACAATGAACGACCAAACAAGGCAATTGGTGGCATACCACCGAAATACAAACAGGCTTTAATAACGCAACCTTCTACTTTTAGCGTCAATTAAAAATGGGTGTATTACCTACCCACATTTAAGAACCGCATAAAAAAAGCCTTTGATGTTAAATCAAAGGCTTTTTGCTTATGTAAATTTAAAAATGGCTTGTCTAACGAATACAGTTAAATTAACAATCTGTATCTTCAGCGTTAGCGCCTTCTTTCGCATCTTCGCATAAGTCTTCTGCTTTGTTGCCTGCATCTTCAAATGCTTCATCCATCTTTTCGCCTGTTTTTTCAGCAGGTCCTTGTTCACAAGCTACTACACCTGTTACAGCAAACATTACAAATAAAACTTGCATTACGATTGATTTAATTTTCATACCTTAACTCCTTGTGTTGGATAAATAATATTAACAAACTAAAACTTTGGTATAGTAAGTTATAGTTTAGAAGACTTACCTCGTAAAGCACGAGATATGAGCGAAATGCCCAATAAAACAATAAAAATAAAAAATATAATTTTAGCTATGCCTGCCGCTGCGCCAGCAATACCGGAAAAACCTAATACAGCAGCAATTAAAGCAATTATTAAAAAAGTTACACTCCAACTTAACATACATACCTCCGTTTAACTAACGTCTGTTTATTACAACTTGTAACTCAGATACCGCTTATCCCATCTGGTTATGTTGTCGTTTGTGTTTACTTAGTCTCTTTCTCTAAAGCTAATATCGTGCCAATATGCTGATTTGTTGTTAAGTTATTGATTTTAAGGTTTGTTTTTTATTTTTATTTTTAAGGGGGAGGTTTTTACATTTATTAATCAGACCCGCTACTTGCAATAATTACAGTGAAAAAGTAATTATTTCACTGCGCTATGCGTTTGAGTTAATACTTGGTGCAATTTGACAGATAGATTACAATATCAAGCTATTTAATTTCTGATTTAGGTCATACCATGTTGCATGTTGTACTTCATCAACCCGATATTCCGCAAAATACCGGTAATATTATTCGCTTGTGTGCTAATAGCGGGTTTAAATTGCATTTAATTGAGCCGCTGGGATTTGAATGGGATGACAAACGCGTAAAACGTGCAGGTTTGGATTATCATGAGTTCGCAGACGTTAAACGCTACCCCAATTTTCAAGCCTGTATTGATGAAATAAAACCTAAAAATATATATGCCTGTACAACGCATGGAACTCGATACCACTCTGAGGTGTCATACCAAGCGGGTGACATGCTTTTATTTGGCTCTGAAACTAAAGGATTACCAGTTGAAATTCGCGAAGGTATGATTGCTGCACAAAACCGAGTTTTGCTACCTATGATGCCTGATAGCCGGAGTTTAAATTTATCAAATTCAGTGGCTATTTTTGTGTATGAAGCTTGGCGACAACTCAGTTTTGAACAAGCAAAACCCGCACCTGGTTATGTAAAATAGTGATAAGAAATGGAGTAATATTGTTCGAGTGATAATATTATTCGGGCTATATAAGGAAATCGAATTGAAAAAAATACTAATTAACTCATTTTTGCCTGCTTGTCTATTGGGCTTATTCTCTTTGCCCGCAGTCGCAGTTGATGATACGGCTGAGTCCTCTATTCTATCGAAAAATAATTACACATATCAAACTTCTCAAAACGCTTGGTTTAATAAGCCTGCGAAATTAGATTGGGTAATCGCCTTGTCAGCTCAACAAACTGATAGCGACACCTTTTATGATTTAAATATCGCTATTCCTTTATTTGAAGGCTTTAATCAAGTTAATGATTTAAATTTGTTATTTATAAACAGGCTTGTTTTTGGTCGCTTAGATTATGATTATCGTAGCTACGATTATAATGGTAGTGATTATTTTGCTTATGAAAATGCGGTTAGAATGAATGTACCTATCAATAAAAATTGGCATTTATTTATTGAAGGTGGGGTAGATACAGGGCGGCTGTTATTTGGTCAGGTACTCGATATTAATACTGACGACTCGCGCCGTTATGAGGATTATCAACTTGATTACAGCGGCACTTTAGGAATGGGGTATAGCCATGCTCAGTGGGGGATTAATTTCGTTGTCCGTCATCGAAAAATCCATTTTGATCGCCCTTATAGTAAAACTTTATATGGCTTAGAGTTTGTTTATGGTTTTTAAATAAACATTAAGGGCAAAAATGCTTTTGCCCTTTTATCTTTGCCTTTTAAAGCTACAGTTTATATTAAAATTTAACTCTCTCACTTCTTGCGTGAGGCAATAAATTTAATACGACAATTAAGCCCTAGTCTTGTTTCGTCCAGTTGTCGGAATCAGCAAAATCATTGTTAAATGTAATGTTGCTCAAATCAACTCGATAATCTTCTAACGTTGTAAACCCAGCAAACATTGTATAGTTTCCAGCTCTATTACATCCTGTTAGTGTTAAATTTGATTTAAATACACTCCGGTTGGAATCTGGCTGAGTTAAACGACCTTCCCATTGGCAACCTGATTGATCTGATCCTGTAATATCACCTTGAGTATTTATTGCAAAACTACTAATCCCGTCTTCTGCAACCCAGTTGCCTGCTAAGGTCGTAAAAGGCGCTTCTAAGTAAGTGAGACCTGAGTATAAAGTTGAGTTGGAAACAGATCGCCCTGCGGCTTCTTTTTTCGTCACTAAATTATACTCATAAGTGTGTAGCTCCACTGTTTCAGAGTAGTCTTCAACGCCATTAAGTTCGGTGCTGTGGGCTAATCCTATAGAACTGATATTTTGTTTAAAGCTACCATCCGCATTATATAAACGTCCTTCAGCATTTAGGCGTTTTCGATCGCCTGATAAATTATAAATTAAAAATGAATGGCCTTTGTGAACTATGGCTAATGTTTTATCTATTAAAATAGCTGCCCCATCGGTTTGTTCATCTTCTGTTATTATTCTATCTGGGGTGTAGCCTCTTACCGATAGATACACTCCAGAAACTGGCATACCGTCTTGAATGCCAAAGGGGATACCATTGTCGTTAGCAGCATCGTTACCATCCGAGCTACCTCCACCACATGAAGCCATTAACGCACATGCAATGAAAGCAGGTACTAATTTATTATCCATTAATTTTATTCCAATTTATGATTACTTTTTGAAACAAAGCAAATTTTAAACCGTTTTGATAATACGCTTAGCATTCAAAGGCATATAGAATAAAGGTAAATGGAATAAACTTTAGGTGTAAAGTAAATTGACATATCTATTCTAAGTATCAGATTTTAGGACGGTAATTTAGAGCCAGGTACCCCAAAAGATTGGTTAAAGAGTACAAATACAAGTGAATTCGGATGCATCTTTAATATGAAATGTTAGTTGATTTATTTTTGATTATTCTTATTCTGCAGCTAAGTTGTCTCACGTGAAAAACAACGCCTATGGAGGTTTAAATTTTCAATGTGAAAGTCATAGGACCATCATTGATTAGGCTAACTTTCATGTCAGCTTGAAACTTGCCGGTTTGTACTGATAAACCTTGAGTTTCAATTTGACTGGCAAAGTCTAGGTATAATTGATTGGCAAGTTCTGGTGATGCTGCATCGGAAAAACTTGGACGCATGCCTTTTTTAGTGTCAGCGGCTAACGTAAACTGCGATACCACTAATACTTCGCCACCTGTATCGTTTACACTGAGGTTGGTTTTACCTTGCTCATCTTCAAATACTCTATATCCGGCGACGCGCTCGGCTAAGCGTTTCGCTTTTTTTTCATCATCTGTTTTTTCGACGCCTACAAAAACAAGTAATCCGTGATTAATATTGGCAATGATTTGTCCGTCTACCATGACACTGGCTTGGGAAACTCTTTGTAATAAAGCAATCATGTTTCTAGTTTTTCCTGTTCTTTAAAGTACTTCATAAAATCGTCAGAGGCCTGACAGCAAGCTTTGGCAATGGCTATTTCGCCTAGGGAATGTCCTGCTTCAGGTACAATTAATAATTGGCTACTTTGCCAAGCCTGATTAAGTTGCCAAGCTTGACTTAAATCACAAACCGCATCATATCGGCCATGAATTAAGGTTGCTGGAATAGATTCTAGCTTATCGATGTTATTTAATATTTGGTTTTCGGCAATAAAGCATTGATTTTTAAAGTAATGGCATTCTAATAGCGCCATAGCCATTGCATGATGCGTTTGAGTGGCTTGCTCAGTTGCTTCGTGGCTAAAATGTAATTTTGCAATTTGGCTTTCCCAAGCACACCAAGCTTTAGCGGCTGTTAATTGTTTAATTTGATTGCTGCTAGTAAGTTGAGCTAAATATTCATCTATGATTTGTTCGCTAGACTGTGCTGAATTAGATAAAAACTTTTTAAATTCATGATAGTAATCAGGGAATAATCGCGCGGCTCCTTGGGGTTCATATAGCCAAGCTAAATCTTGTTTGCGAGCTAAAAAAATACCTCTTAATAGCATGGCGCTAACATGTTGTGGGTATTGTTGAGCGTATAGTAAAGCCAGCGTTGTTCCCCAACTTCCGCCAGCTAATAAAAATTTATCAAGCTGGCAATGTTGGCGGATAAGCTCTATATCTTCAATTAAATGCTCGCTGGTATTATGGTTAAGTGATAAAAAAGGCTTAGATTGACCACAGCCGCGCTGATCAAAAATAATAATACGGTAATATTCAGGATCAAAGAGCCGCCTAAATTGGTTACTACTTGCACCTCCCGGACCGCCATGACAGTAAATAACTGGATAGCCATTTTGATTGCCAGACTCTTCTAAATAAATCTGATGCCCGTCAGTAGTCGGTAACCAAATTTGTCTATTTGCTTTAATTTCCGGGTAGATGAACATAACCATTAACCTTTCGCGTTGGATTTATTGAGTATAGATCCTGGTTTATTCTTTTTATTAAAATCATCTAATACACAGGTAAATTCTGCGCCAAATAATACAATCAGCCAGTTAAAATAAACCCATAAAAAGAAGATCGGAATGGCCGCTAATGAACCATAGATAACCTGATACGTCGGGAACAAGCTAATATATAAACTGAATAAATATTTAGATAATTCAAACAATAAGCTGGTAATAATAGCACCAATAATGGCAACGTTACTTGAGGGAGAACGAATTGGCACAACTCGATATAACAATAAAAAATATAAAAATGAAAACATTATTGGTAAAGCGGCATTTAGCCAATTAGTTGGCAACCAACTGGCAACTTGCTCTATCCATTCAAGTGCCATAAAAGCGCTGGTAGCAGCTACACTAATACCGATAAGTATAGGGCCTAAAATAATAACTAATAAATAAATTAATAAATCTTTCCAAAAGGGTTTAGTTTTGTCGGTGACAAAAATACGGTTGAGCTCTTTATCTATATTTTTGAGTAGCATAATCGCGATAACAACTAGTGCTGCTAAGCTTATGCCTGTCATTTTGCCTATATTATCCATAAATTTAACCAAATGATTTTGCACCTCGGCTCCAGTATTTGGCACAAATTGATTAAATAAAAAGTTTTCAATCAGATGTTTTGCATCTTCAAATATATCAAGTGCGCTAAAAACACCTAATACAACTGTGATAAAGGGAACAAAACTCAGCAAGGTTACAAAAGCTAAATGTCCGGCAATAACGGTGAGTTCGTCTTTTTGGCATTTTTGGGTAACTTGAACAACAAATGCCCAAATTGATTTAATTGTGTCTGTGAGTCTAGTTGAAAATTCCATCTTAAATTCAGTCTTCGTTTTGTCAGTTAATTTTAGTATATCGAAAAGCAGCTACAACAGACTATACTGAAAGAAAAATATAATTAAAGTGGAATTCTATATGTCGTACCCGCATTTATTTAGCCCTTTAAAATTAGCACACTGGCAACTTAGTAACCGAGTTGTGATGGGCTCAATGCATACCAACTTGGAAGAAGCTGATAATGGGTTTACTAAGTTGGCACAATTTTACAAAGAACGAGTTAATGGCGGGGTTGGATTAATTGTCACGGGTGGAATATCTCCCAATAAAGTGGGCGCCCTTGCGCCTAAACAAGCTTTGATGGCAACCGCTGAAGATGCTGATAAACATCGTCAAATTACTGAATCTGTTCATCAAGCCGGTGGGTTAATCTGCATGCAAATATTACATGCAGGACGTTATGGTTTTCATTCAGCTATTGTTGCGCCGAGTGCCATTCAGGCACCAATTAACCCTTTTATACCTCATGAACTAACCTCACAAGAAGTTGATTCTCAAATCGATGATTATGTTAATGCAGCCAAGCTAGCGCAGCAAGCTGGTTATGATGGTGTGGAAATTATGGGATCTGAGGGGTATTTAATTAATCAGTTTTTGGTTAAGCGAACGAATCAACGAAAAGATAAATGGGGTGGTGATTTTAATAATCGTTGCCGGTTTGCACTTGAAATAATTAAACGAATTAGAGTTCAGGTAGGAGAGCAGTTTATCTTAATCTACCGTTTATCTATGCTAGATTTAGTGGAAGATGGTGCAACGTTCGATGAAGTTATTCGTCTTGCGAAACAGGTTGAAGCCTTAGGGGTTGATTTGCTAAATTCTGGCATTGGTTGGCACGAAACCAGAATCCCTACCATTGCGGCTATGGTACCCAGAGCTACCTTTGCGCAAGTTAGTCGGCAAGTTAAACAGCATGTTAATATACCTATTATTACTAGTAATCGAATTAACATGCCAGACACGGCAGAACAAGTACTGGCAAATGGTTGTGCCGATTTAGTTTCAATGGCTCGGCCTTTTTTAGCTGATAGTGAGTGGGTCAATAAAGCAAAAAATCATCAAACTAAATTAATAAATACTTGTATTGCTTGTAATCAAGCCTGTTTAGATCAGGTGTTTGAAGGCAAGTTAGCATCTTGCTTGGTTAACCCTAGAGCTGCACATGAAACAGAACTTAACTTTGAACCAACCAAACAACCAAAAAAAATTGCGGTAGTGGGAGGTGGGGCTGCAGGCATGGCTTTTTCTATTTATGCCGCTCAGCGCGGCCATCAAATTAGTTTATTTGAACAGCAAAGTGAATTAGGGGGGCAACTTAACTTTGCGAAAAAAATACCAGGAAAATCTGAATTTTACGAAATGCTTAGGTATTTTAAAAATAGTTTGGCGCTGCATAATGTAAAAATATTTTTAGATACTTGCGCTAGTTCTGAAAACTTGGCTGATTTTGATGAAGTTGTGTTAGCAACTGGCGTTATACCGCGTGCAATTGCATTGGATGGCGCAAGTTACCCTAAGGTGGTGAGTTATGCCGATATTTTATCTGAAAAAGTTAAACCCGCTAACTCAGTTGCCATTATTGGGGCAGGTGGGATTGGTTTTGATGTTGCAGAATACGTAAGCCAATTTAATACGGCGAACGTAGAGCCGAGGGCCGAAAGCGATATT is a window encoding:
- a CDS encoding IS3 family transposase (programmed frameshift); this translates as MKTSKFSDSQILAILKQAEAGAPVPELCREHGMSSATFYKWRAKFGGMDASMMARLKELETENARLKKMYAEERLKAEILKEAIEKKLVKPSRRRELAQKAVQNHSIAIKLACSLFGISETCYRYQAKLSDENALVADWLLWLTTTHRSWGFGMCFYFLRNVKRFGWNHKRVLRIYRELELNLRIKPKKRLKRDKPEALAVPESINQCWSMDFMHDQLVDGRSFRLLNIIDDFNREGLAIEVDFSLPAERVVRTLNQVIEWRGKPRQIRSDNGPEYISALLAEWAEKHDVELKFIQPGNPQQNAYVERYNRTVRYEWLNQYLFSSIAEVQDHATEWLWFYNNERPNKAIGGIPPKYKQALITQPSTFSVN
- a CDS encoding YihY family inner membrane protein — its product is MEFSTRLTDTIKSIWAFVVQVTQKCQKDELTVIAGHLAFVTLLSFVPFITVVLGVFSALDIFEDAKHLIENFLFNQFVPNTGAEVQNHLVKFMDNIGKMTGISLAALVVIAIMLLKNIDKELNRIFVTDKTKPFWKDLLIYLLVIILGPILIGISVAATSAFMALEWIEQVASWLPTNWLNAALPIMFSFLYFLLLYRVVPIRSPSSNVAIIGAIITSLLFELSKYLFSLYISLFPTYQVIYGSLAAIPIFFLWVYFNWLIVLFGAEFTCVLDDFNKKNKPGSILNKSNAKG
- the pip gene encoding prolyl aminopeptidase; this translates as MFIYPEIKANRQIWLPTTDGHQIYLEESGNQNGYPVIYCHGGPGGASSNQFRRLFDPEYYRIIIFDQRGCGQSKPFLSLNHNTSEHLIEDIELIRQHCQLDKFLLAGGSWGTTLALLYAQQYPQHVSAMLLRGIFLARKQDLAWLYEPQGAARLFPDYYHEFKKFLSNSAQSSEQIIDEYLAQLTSSNQIKQLTAAKAWCAWESQIAKLHFSHEATEQATQTHHAMAMALLECHYFKNQCFIAENQILNNIDKLESIPATLIHGRYDAVCDLSQAWQLNQAWQSSQLLIVPEAGHSLGEIAIAKACCQASDDFMKYFKEQEKLET
- a CDS encoding DUF1328 family protein gives rise to the protein MLSWSVTFLIIALIAAVLGFSGIAGAAAGIAKIIFFIFIVLLGISLISRALRGKSSKL
- the dtd gene encoding D-aminoacyl-tRNA deacylase, with product MIALLQRVSQASVMVDGQIIANINHGLLVFVGVEKTDDEKKAKRLAERVAGYRVFEDEQGKTNLSVNDTGGEVLVVSQFTLAADTKKGMRPSFSDAASPELANQLYLDFASQIETQGLSVQTGKFQADMKVSLINDGPMTFTLKI
- a CDS encoding anti-sigma factor family protein encodes the protein MSTPLKPNTEITDEQLSAFLDAELDDAQMEQIRECIATDDSLVSRVEELALADKLIIEHYAKINQRPLPETLQQMLAALPDDSQDTSSSNDKVVKLSAWQSFKRSSKSQLAMAASVALLAGMSLSQLYMTKPVESQSPFTMANWSQINNVLNVEPSNKVINLAGNQLQAKLSFKNKQGQYCRQFEISNQTQVQNNIACKMNSQWQLTASFYQAQNLQAEYQTASANGVLKQAIDNMAQGSFLNRQAEQQAIKNDWSTSEKY
- the trmL gene encoding tRNA (uridine(34)/cytosine(34)/5-carboxymethylaminomethyluridine(34)-2'-O)-methyltransferase TrmL yields the protein MLHVVLHQPDIPQNTGNIIRLCANSGFKLHLIEPLGFEWDDKRVKRAGLDYHEFADVKRYPNFQACIDEIKPKNIYACTTHGTRYHSEVSYQAGDMLLFGSETKGLPVEIREGMIAAQNRVLLPMMPDSRSLNLSNSVAIFVYEAWRQLSFEQAKPAPGYVK
- a CDS encoding RNA polymerase sigma factor is translated as MKKDLIRLIPMIRRFAFSLTGNQHDADDLLQNTVERLLDKGVPDDVMLEKWMFKVCRNIWIDEYRARKVRQNAVFSEVLTEYQIVDGEAEQTSQISLNELNQAMDILPDEQRSIISLVALQGFSYKDVAETLAIPVGTVMSRLARARVSLHKLIRHDQSKGELA
- a CDS encoding FAD-dependent oxidoreductase, with amino-acid sequence MSYPHLFSPLKLAHWQLSNRVVMGSMHTNLEEADNGFTKLAQFYKERVNGGVGLIVTGGISPNKVGALAPKQALMATAEDADKHRQITESVHQAGGLICMQILHAGRYGFHSAIVAPSAIQAPINPFIPHELTSQEVDSQIDDYVNAAKLAQQAGYDGVEIMGSEGYLINQFLVKRTNQRKDKWGGDFNNRCRFALEIIKRIRVQVGEQFILIYRLSMLDLVEDGATFDEVIRLAKQVEALGVDLLNSGIGWHETRIPTIAAMVPRATFAQVSRQVKQHVNIPIITSNRINMPDTAEQVLANGCADLVSMARPFLADSEWVNKAKNHQTKLINTCIACNQACLDQVFEGKLASCLVNPRAAHETELNFEPTKQPKKIAVVGGGAAGMAFSIYAAQRGHQISLFEQQSELGGQLNFAKKIPGKSEFYEMLRYFKNSLALHNVKIFLDTCASSENLADFDEVVLATGVIPRAIALDGASYPKVVSYADILSEKVKPANSVAIIGAGGIGFDVAEYVSQFNTANVEPRAESDIAQFAQQWGIDLSLSSRAGLKRTSVDKSGQQANKTIYLLQRKSTKVGAGLAKTTGWIHKAELNQQGVKMLNEVEYQKVDEQGLHILIGKTPQILAVDQVIVCAGQESLLNLSDQIVHQPVHIIGGAYKAAQLDAKSAIKQAAILAASI
- a CDS encoding DUF3465 domain-containing protein, which encodes MSKFFKSLFIVFVLLQAINLAQAASVKSAYENHQSDVQVKGSGTVIRILKDDNQGSRHQKFILKMLSGQTILIAHNIDLAGRIDSIAKGDSVEFYGEYEWNQKGGVVHWTHHDPAGRHVGGWLKHNGKMYQ
- a CDS encoding CC0125/CC1285 family lipoprotein, encoding MKTIIFKPFLMVTLTLIGLIGCASGPKYKPAENSGYGYTDSKITSDRYRVGFKTRGDDKLMVMDFALLRAAELTKQQGYEWFVVNSRETLIDQKSVGPRSSVGVSTGRDIYRSCGVLGCSTHSRPSSSVGIGLNFGDESKVIESIIEIKMGKGTEPETADSYPAGELMTNIKANYKID